GTCGACGAGGTCCTGCGCGTGCTCGACGCCCTGCAGTCCGAAGAGGTGTGCGCCTGCAACTGGCAGGCCAACGACCCGACCAAGAACATCAACAAGATGGACGTTGTCCAGGAGTCGCTCAAGTAATGTCGATCGATAATCTCAAGGCGTCACTGCCGGACTACGCCAAGGACCAGAAGCTCAACATCGGCTCCCTCATCCGCAACTCTGCGCTCTCCGAGCAGCAGCTGTGGGGCACCCTTGTCGCGGCCGCCGCGGCCGCTCGCAACGAGCGCGTGTTCAAGGAGATCGCCGAAGATGCAAAAGAGCACCTTAGCGACGAGGCGTTCAACGCGGCCCTCGCCGCCGCGTCCGTCATGGCGATGAACAACGTTGCCTACCGTGCGAAGGGCTGGCTAGGCGATGATTACGCACAGGTGAAGTTCGGCCTGCGCATGAACATCATCTCTAAGCCGGGTGTAGACAAGGCCGACTTCGAGCTGTGGAACACCGCCGTTTCCACCATCAACGGTTGCGAGCATTGTACCCTTGCCCACGAGAAGACTCTCCGCGAGGAAACCCTCACGAAGGAGCAGATCTGGGAGTCCATCAAACTGGCCTCCGTCGTCAATGCTCTAGCTCTCACTCTTGAGGTGGAGTCCTTCCGCTAGAGGCCTTCCTTAGCTGGCTAAGCAGGCAGGCTCATCTCACCGATAGTGCCCGTCGCCGAGGCGACGGGCGCTCGTCACGGGGCGCAACCGGTTCGAACGGTCCCAAGGATAGGTTTCGAGAGTCCTACCTCCTCGGCGTTCCAAATAGATCAGAAGCTGCCCTTTTGATACATTTCCGAGTAGAGCGTGCAGCTACCAAGAAGCTCTTCATGCCTCCCCGCACCAACAACCCTTCCCGATTTATCCAAGACAATTATCTTATCTGCGGCTAGAATTGTTTTCAAGCGGTGCGCAACAATCACTATGGTTGCTCGCCCTTGTAACTGACCAAGAGCCTTAGTTATTTCTTCCTCGGTGATAGTGTCCAGACTCGACGTCGCTTCATCCATAAGGAGAATACGCGGCCTAGAGACGATAGACCGAGCTATCGCAATCCTCTGCTTCTGACCCTCCGACAGACGGTTGCCGCGCTCGCCGATGTGGAAATCCAACCCGCCCGGCAAGTTCTCCACCACAGTCATAGCGCCCGCAACAGAAAGAGCACGCTGACAGTCCCCGTAAGTTGCTGTCACGTTCCTTCCGTACCTCAGGTTATCTTCCAAACTTCCAGAAAACAGCGAATAGTCCTGTAAGACACATGATACCGATTGACGGAGCGATACCCGGGAGATCTGGCGAAGATCCTTACCGTCAATCAAAATCTGACCGGCGTAGTTATCATAAAACTTCATAATCAAGCTCAAGATAGTCGACTTACCAGACCCGCTCGGCCCGACAATGGCCGTCAAGGACCCACCCGCAATAGTTAGGCAGATATCGTTCAGAACTTCATCATCCGAATAGCTAAAGGAAACATGGTTCAAGGTAATTTCACCTTGATGAATGCTAAATTCATCGGCACCCATGTCTTCCATTTCCTTATCTAAAACCTCCTTAACCCTTCGCAATGTCCCCTTAAATTCAAATAACTCACCCACTCCTTCCAACAGTTTTGAAACCGGTCCGACAATCTGAATAACGCAAAGGACGAAGGTTATCATATCCCCAAACTGGAGCTCACCTCTTTTTACCAACAACCCAGAGTACAGCAGACAGCCCAAGGCTAAGAGAACTAGCGTCATAGAGG
Above is a genomic segment from Corynebacterium uterequi containing:
- a CDS encoding ABC transporter ATP-binding protein, whose amino-acid sequence is MFRSLNAAKSDFSFIFRYLDNRVFFTASVAVSAVGALASLSLPIVIGDLVDEGRMTLVLENRLLLCIGLVAILTIYAIQGASTYMLGLVGAGFIRSLEVGLSRHTLSLPIPCLERFDEADLVSRLTNDVNKAAKIVTTTIPELAISLVMTCAIGVVLLVINWKLTVVCWFAVFLTSAIFFPFNKKLESLFLLHQELIGRVSSFFSQRVGNARVVKGFLGIPQDSKGLLELFNRKYENFVRMVGISAILSSLTSMTLVLLALGCLLYSGLLVKRGELQFGDMITFVLCVIQIVGPVSKLLEGVGELFEFKGTLRRVKEVLDKEMEDMGADEFSIHQGEITLNHVSFSYSDDEVLNDICLTIAGGSLTAIVGPSGSGKSTILSLIMKFYDNYAGQILIDGKDLRQISRVSLRQSVSCVLQDYSLFSGSLEDNLRYGRNVTATYGDCQRALSVAGAMTVVENLPGGLDFHIGERGNRLSEGQKQRIAIARSIVSRPRILLMDEATSSLDTITEEEITKALGQLQGRATIVIVAHRLKTILAADKIIVLDKSGRVVGAGRHEELLGSCTLYSEMYQKGSF
- a CDS encoding carboxymuconolactone decarboxylase family protein; this encodes MSIDNLKASLPDYAKDQKLNIGSLIRNSALSEQQLWGTLVAAAAAARNERVFKEIAEDAKEHLSDEAFNAALAAASVMAMNNVAYRAKGWLGDDYAQVKFGLRMNIISKPGVDKADFELWNTAVSTINGCEHCTLAHEKTLREETLTKEQIWESIKLASVVNALALTLEVESFR